The window GCCTGATTCGTCTGTCTTGAAAGATCATCATCCTTCAATCAACCACTGAAATTGTTTGTATCTTCGTACACAAGCAATATTTCTGTCACAGAAGTTGTACAGAAAAGAGAATGTTGCGCTACTAGATAACAATGTTTAGTCAGTGAAACATGTTTGTTCAAGATACAAGTATCATAAATATCTCTTAGCTGACATAATTACTTTTATTTGTTGGTACTTATTCCTCTTGTCTACCTTTTGCCCGCATTATTTTCCAACCGTTCAGTATCTTTTGTTTATGTGCTCAGGTCCAATGTGGGTTAGGCCGAACTGGTCATCTCTGGGCCCATGAAGCTCTCGGCGTGACACCTGATATAATGACCCTTGCAAAACCCCTTGCCGGAGGTCTGCCAATTGGTGTTGTCCTCACCACTGAAAGGGTTGCAGCGGCCATAAGCTCCGGAGACCATGGGAGCACTTTTGCCGGCAGTCCACTCGTCTGTCATGCTGCCCTTGCAGTATTGGATAAAATCCAGAATCCCGATTTCTTGGCCAGTGTAAGCCGGAAAGGACTCTACCTTAAAGGATTACTACTCAAGAAGCTGGGAGAGAACCCTCATGTGAAAGAAGTACGTGGGTTTGGGCTTATTGTCGGAATTGAGCTGGATGTCCAAGCTTCACCACTGGTTGATGCTTGTCGAGACGCCGGCCTGTTGGTGCTGACTGCTGGAAAAGGGAATGTGGTTAGGCTTGTCCCCCCATTGATCATATCGGAGCAGGAGTTGGAATACGCTGTCGAAGTTCTAAGCGCATGCTTGCCTTCTCTCGATGGTAATAGTAATACTTCTAGTTAAATCTATATACAAGTACCTGCCAATAAGAGGGGTGGTGGGTGTTCTTCCCATTTGGTTGGCAATTGTTTGTGTGGAATAATCTAGTTGATGTCTAAATTAATGATCAATCAGTTCTGTATATGAATGAATAAACCGTTGAGAAgatttgtgtttttttgttttgatatttttatttatattatttttattataaaaaaatgcaTCTATCTTTCTTTTACCTCGTgttttttctttataaaatatctatatcaaataatattgattcaaatattttttttccatacGCCAATAATGTCCGGTCAAATTTATATTTCTAAATgggaaataaattttaaaatgtttaaagttTTCTAACAATTTTTAGAGTCAAATTATACATATATAGTGGAGCTAGTTAGTATCACTATTGGGGCGTGTTTGGTTCGGGGCTATCGCTAATAACCTTACTTGTTTATTAACGataatcttgtttggtttaagtaattgATGATTCCTGGTGATGTAACATTCCCGCCACATCAGTAATTAGGGAATAGAACCAGGAATCACAAAACCTTGGAaatcttagggggcgtttggtttgcgtttttcacactattttctgttttcattttctgagaaaatgaaaaacgcgtttggtttgtgtttttcacattcatttttaagaaaatgagagagcgttttctaagaaaacgaaaaacgcggaaaagtcattttctaaaaaacgaAAAATGCacgttttttagaaaatgaaaatgaaaatggagcaaaccaaacgcacccataggttttctacgattccggggttatcaatattttttccCAAAATTACCCTTCGAATCACATGCGACTTTCCTCAAGGCCGACGCCCTTACCGTCTCCGCCTTCAACCATCTCGTCCGTTGGTACGCCCGGTGCGAGGGCGTCGGTGATGCACGCAGATTGTTCGACGAAATGCCCCAGCGAAACGTCTTTCCTGGACCTCCTTGATGGTCGGCTACGTCCATGCCTCCCCAGTTTCGAGCTTCGAGCGTCGTTTGATGATTCGAGTAGGGTTTGGTGTTCTGCGAGAGCATGGCGGAGAGAAATCTCTTGGCGGATGCATCGAGAATCCTCGACAAAGCGAGGAACTCAAAGATCAAGGGAAATTGCACAGCAGTGTTGGCCGTCGGACTTCGATCGCTCGGCTACGATGCGACCATTTGCAAGTCCCGATGGGATAAAAATCCTTCTTTTCCGGTGGGGGAGCACGAGTACGTCGACGTGGTGGTCGGCGCTGACCGCCTCCTGGTGGACGCGGGCTTCCGGTCGGAGTTCGAGGTGGCGCGGCCAGCAAGACGTACTGCTCCATCATCCAGCTGCTGCCGCAGGTGTTCGTCGGCCAGCCCCACCGACTCCAGCAGATCGTGGCCGTCGCCTCGGAGGCAGCCTGGCAGAGCCTGAAGAAGAACGGTCTCCACGTGTCGCCGTGGAGGCAGCACGAGTACATGAGGACCAAGTGGTTCTCCGCTTACCATCGTGCAGCCGCCGTGGAAGAAGCCGAAGCCAAGGACAACTCTGCCGAGGAAGCGACGACGACGGCAATAGAGGTGGTGGGCTCGCCGTGGACGACGGTGCCAGCGAGGCCAAAGCCGGGGGATAAGTTTCTCACCGGACTTGCTTTGGCCTTGCAAAAAAtaaatacttaatttttttaaatatattttcggattttattttgattgatataaTATCGTAGTGAGAGTTAATATTATTTTGAACGAAATCTAATCGATCTAAATGTATAACATTGATAATAAATGCATATACAGATGgcaaaacaaaataataataataataatataattaaatcaaGAGTAATATAGtaattgttaagttagattatACCATTACCTAGTTGAACCAAACAAGGTTAagattatgttttattctcccataactttggttatgtgattaccagataatcacataaccaaggttatacatgataacttgaaccaaacgtacCCTTGGTGTTAGTCTTGAAAGACTAGCACTAATATTATGTTGACTAATATTAGTTTCAAATCAATGTGTGTTAGTCTTGAAAGACTAGCACTAATATTATGTTGACTAATATTGGTTTCAAATTAATGTTGGTGTTGATTTTtattggtctttaaagaccaacgtCAATACTCAGTATCAATATTGGTCTTAGTTTGGACAAACTAATACTACCTTGTATGTATGAGAAAGACTTGCATGaatgagagagaaaaaaattatatatagatGAAAGAGATAATAATAAAATCATTTTTTACATGGATGCCTCTATGAATGGGAGGCGCCATCTCCCCGCATGAGGGTGCATTACCAACTCACATCGTTCATGATATCAATTATATTTTAATCAATCTAACCGTCGACATAATAAAAAGatacaaaattttataaaaactGTGTTTGTGTGTTCTTATGAACATGAAAGTTAAAATAGGGTTTTATTTTAATTCTGATATGTttggattaaaaataaaataaaattatatatgtaTTCATGAGTTCAcatcttattttaattttaattaattatatatatatatatatatatatatatatataattaaaaaaataaaattgaattttacACTCCTCACTACAAAATCTTACAAAACAAACAGAGGTGGCaaaaaatcaaatataattttaattgtaaaatattttaatctatctaattattagataaattaaatattttaaaatcaaaatctatttttttttaaaaaaaaaaaaagtttagccGACGAATTGACTTGTGAAGCCTGGATCATGATGGGAGAACTAAGAAAATAAACATGTGAGGCCGTTGCTGGATTTTGTTCACTTGCAACCGAGATCTGCttcccacccccccccccccccccccgcatgtagcctcctcttcttctttttatttttttatttttatttcatttaattgttatttagttttaatttttaattaattttatttaaaaataactttcatacaagtatatttttaattttattttttaattaatttaatttattattttttatcaatactttattttttcaattttatataaattttatttagtttttattttttaattaatttaatttattattttttcataatacttatattttttcaattgattttttaaaattttattttttattgattttttttttgttaattatcaattttttatcagttttatttttttttatatgtttataatcttttatttatttttagtttatatttaaaactaataaaaatactaacaattaatagtgaacacattcataacttaggaacaaatatatttttttttcaaatgaagagtacatgtaataatacaaaaaaaacatgaaaatatataaaaatagaaatcttaatcaatattgcctccaaattctgTTCCCGATACGTTTGGTGGTGGTACACCTATTACTTCGTACCACAAATAAACACGTGTCCTGTAACGAGTGACTTatcctttagcttcatacgatgaatgttgtcaccaccaagttggaatgggtggtacaggataatgaggatgtaagaaaacttgtacgaagtgattgtcaacatgagcaatagctatttctcgacgctcttggTTTGAAACTAGAGGAGTTCTTAATGACAAGTGAGTAAAATAACTCCcaatattctcaccaaatgtatgaagtacaagattgtaccttgatgcgatgacaattcccaaaggcatagCGTCCATCTAATATATTTCTGGTGCCTACGGCTCGAAATAATTCAATaagaataatagattggttaccaaatttgaATCTGGATAAAGTTGATTATATAGATcctttgaatctcttctataagctcaaatcgtacttaaacccaaccttcttcaccatacccaattagtgcagctattgctctaaatccacaatgaccatcaggttgaacatcaacagtgtgagaaatataa is drawn from Zingiber officinale cultivar Zhangliang chromosome 1B, Zo_v1.1, whole genome shotgun sequence and contains these coding sequences:
- the LOC122043256 gene encoding uncharacterized protein LOC122043256, with the translated sequence MAERNLLADASRILDKARNSKIKGNCTAVLAVGLRSLGYDATICKSRWDKNPSFPVGEHEYVDVVVGADRLLVDAGFRSEFEVFVGQPHRLQQIVAVASEAAWQSLKKNGLHVSPWRQHEYMRTKWFSAYHRAAAVEEAEAKDNSAEEATTTAIEVVGSPWTTVPARPKPGDKFLTGLALALQKINT